The following coding sequences are from one Hippopotamus amphibius kiboko isolate mHipAmp2 chromosome 9, mHipAmp2.hap2, whole genome shotgun sequence window:
- the LOC130861037 gene encoding testisin-like, with protein sequence MGGSQAPTVADKKGIVQSRCTGSWAITRGRPGRPWSRRKQRRRQAAGDEAMGVQVGALLLAHLLVRLEVARQALRDKDLLLPGFENSSMLAWPCGQRSVPTRIVGGKDAELGRWPWQASLRLWGSHYCGASLLSRRWVLSAAHCFQNNKDPFEWSVQFGELTATPSIWSLQAYYNRYNVDQIFLSPRYLGAASYDIALLKLSSSVTYTKYIQPICLMASSTEFENRTDCWVTGWGDIEEDQALPSPHTLQEVQVGIMNSTMCNHLFSLPDFRRDIWGDMVCAGDPQGGKDSCFGDSGGPLACEKKGLWYQVGIVSWGVGCGRPNRPGVYTNISVHYKWIRTVLAKNSICRPDPCLPPPLLLLLPLLWAPPSLQLA encoded by the exons ATGGGGGGCAGCCAGGCCCCCACGGTCGCAGACAAGAAAGGGATCGTCCAGTCCAGGTGCACTGGTTCCTGGGCCATAACAAG GGGGCGCCCCGGCCGACCCTGGAGCCGGCGGAAGCAGAGGCGGCGCCAAGCGGCAGGAGACGAGGCCATGGGCGTGCAGGTCGGGGCTCTGCTGCTGGCGCACCTGTTGGTGCGACTCGAAGTCGCGAGGCAGG CGTTGCGGGATAAGGACCTGCTGCTTCCAG GTTTCGAGAACTCGTCGATGCTTGCAT GGCCATGTGGCCAACGGAGCGTGCCGACACGCATAGTGGGTGGAAAGGATGCAGAGCTCGGGCGCTGGCCGTGGCAGGCCAGCCTGCGCCTGTGGGGCTCCCACTACTGCGGAGCGAGCCTGCTCAGTCGCCGCTGGGTGCTCTCGGCCGCACACTGCTTCCAAAA caacaaagatccctttGAATGGTCCGTCCAGTTTGGCGAGCTGACTGCCACGCCGTCCATTTGGAGCCTGCAAGCCTACTATAACCGTTACAACGTGGACCAGATATTTTTGAGCCCCAGGTATCTGGGGGCTGCATCGTATGACATCGCCCTGCTGAAGCTGTCCTCCTCCGTCACCTACACTAAGTACATCCAGCCCATCTGTCTCATGGCCTCCTCCACTGAGTTTGAGAACCGGACTGACTGCTGGGTGACTGGCTGGGGGGACATTGAAGAAGATCAAG CGCTGCCatctccccacaccctccaggaAGTGCAGGTCGGCATCATGAACTCCACCATGTGTAACCACCTGTTCTCACTGCCCGATTTCCGCCGTGACATCTGGGGAGACATGGTCTGTGCCGGCGACCCTCAAGGCGGCAAGGATTCCTGCTTT GGTGATTCAGGTGGACCCTTGGCCTGCGAAAAGAAAGGGCTGTGGTATCAGGTTGGAATCGTGAGCTGGGGAGTGGGCTGTGGTAGGCCCAACCGGCCCGGTGTCTACACCAACATCAGTGTTCACTACAAGTGGATCCGAACGGTTTTGGCCAAAAACAGCATTTGCAGGCCAGACCCCTGcctgccgccgccgctgctgctgctgctcccccTGCTCTGGGCGCCCCCGTCCCTACAGCTGGCCTGA
- the LOC130861036 gene encoding zymogen granule protein 16 homolog B-like has product MLLWLTLALLWSPTCWAQQLYGSGGGSYFSTSKDNENNITAIRVSIGVFGIFKSIQVRFGSAWSERYGAPGGTTQEFILQPGENIVGIYGSYRLFLRYLVLYTNFGNLAIFGEEGGKTFYVYPDDSNKVLTGIFGHYRLLGISSIGFEWDYPVPRVLCILGISEQTSVTE; this is encoded by the exons ATGCTGCTGTGGCTGACCCTCGCCCTCCTGTGGAGCCCCACCTGCTGGGCACAGC AGTTGTATGGGTCCGGAGGAGGCTCGTATTTCAGTACCTccaaagacaatgaaaataataTCACTGCGATTCGAGTGTCTATAGGTGTGTTTGGCATATTTAAGAG TATCCAGGTGAGGTTCGGGTCCGCCTGGAGTGAAAGATATGGAGCACCAGGTGGGACGACCCAGGAATTCATCCTGCAACCAGGTGAAAACATTGTAGGCATCTACGGCTCCTACAGGCTTTTCCTCCGGTACCTGGTCCTATACACCAACTTTGGGAACTTGGCCATATTTGGAGAGGAAGGTGGCAAGACCTTTTATGTCTACCCTGATGACAGTAATAAGGTGCTCACTGGAATCTTTGGGCATTATAGGCTCCTGGGCATTTCCAGTATCGGCTTTGAGTGGGATTACCCT GTACCCAGGGTTCTGTGCATCTTGGGTATTTCAGAGCAAACATCGGTCACGGAGTAG